The following proteins come from a genomic window of Oricola thermophila:
- the uraD gene encoding 2-oxo-4-hydroxy-4-carboxy-5-ureidoimidazoline decarboxylase: MTVSLERLNACSDSEFVSALGGIFEHSPWVAEAVVGKRPFASVAALHAAMVAAIEAAGTEAQLKLIRAHPDLAGKAALAGELTAESSAEQKGAGLDRLTPGEYERFHALNDRYKERFGFPFILAVRGHDKHSILGAFERRLKHSPEEERAEALAQIARIGEFRLNDLVGE, from the coding sequence GTGACGGTTTCGCTTGAAAGGCTGAATGCCTGTTCCGACTCGGAATTCGTTTCCGCGCTCGGAGGCATCTTCGAGCATTCCCCGTGGGTGGCCGAGGCCGTGGTCGGCAAACGCCCCTTCGCCTCGGTCGCAGCGTTGCACGCCGCCATGGTCGCCGCAATCGAGGCGGCCGGGACGGAGGCGCAGCTGAAGCTGATCCGCGCCCATCCGGATCTCGCGGGCAAGGCGGCGCTGGCCGGCGAGCTGACCGCCGAGTCGTCGGCGGAGCAGAAGGGGGCGGGGCTGGACAGGCTCACGCCCGGGGAATACGAGCGATTCCATGCTCTCAACGACCGCTACAAGGAACGTTTCGGTTTCCCGTTCATTCTTGCCGTGAGAGGCCACGACAAGCATTCGATCCTGGGCGCGTTCGAACGCCGCCTGAAACACTCGCCGGAGGAAGAGAGGGCGGAAGCCCTTGCGCAGATCGCCCGCATCGGCGAATTCCGGCTCAACGACCTCGTAGGGGAGTGA
- the xdhB gene encoding xanthine dehydrogenase molybdopterin binding subunit, giving the protein MNVDIRSVQRSVVGRGLAHDSAAKHVSGEASYIDDMAELPGTLHAALVVSPVAHGRLKGIDASKALAMPGVAAFVAAGDIPGANDIGPIMSGEPLFAEEVVEYAGMPVGAIAAETYEQALRASRAVALDIEELEPVLDIEAAHAAGSHVIDPQILVEGDVDAALAGAERVLEGRLEIGGQDHFYLETHIAYAIPGEDGDLTIHSSTQHPTEVQHHVAHVLGGLANAVDVFTRRMGGGFGGKESQATIIAAAAALLARRTGRPVKLRLKRSVDMTATGKRHDMVAKWKVGVDGNGRIRGLDIEYLARAGNTPDLTGPVITRTLTHSDNSYFIPAVRFAGHACKTNTVSNTAFRGFGGPQGIITIEAIIDQVARELRLDPNVVRALNYYGPETGEVTPYGQAVGQNRLVEVTEAVLASAEWARRRAEIDEHNAKNPVLRRGLAMMPVKFGISFNLTSLNQAGALVHVYQDGSVHLNHGGTEMGQGLFMKVAQVVAEVFQVDIDRIKITATATGKVPNTSATAASTGSDLNGMAAYNAATAIRGRMAKVAAEHFEVPVEEIVFREGRVHAGNRSVSFGELAKMTWAARVQLSEAGYYATPKIHWDGKTLKGRPFFYFTYGAAVAEVAVDTLTGESRCLRADLLQDCGASLNPAIDLGQIEGAFVQGMGWLTCEELWWDDRGRLRTVGPSTYKIPGSRDVPREFNVSLLENAPNTEETVYRSKAVGEPPLMLAVSVWLAIRDAVASCGAPGLSPQLKAPATPEHVLEAIEDIRARSGSLT; this is encoded by the coding sequence GTGAACGTCGATATAAGATCCGTCCAGCGGTCGGTCGTCGGCCGCGGCCTCGCCCATGACAGCGCGGCAAAGCACGTTTCGGGCGAGGCGAGCTACATCGACGACATGGCCGAACTGCCCGGCACGCTCCACGCGGCGCTGGTCGTCTCCCCGGTCGCGCACGGGCGCCTGAAGGGCATCGACGCCTCGAAGGCGCTCGCCATGCCCGGCGTCGCGGCTTTCGTCGCCGCCGGCGACATTCCCGGCGCGAACGACATCGGCCCGATCATGTCCGGCGAGCCGCTCTTCGCGGAGGAGGTCGTCGAATATGCCGGCATGCCTGTCGGCGCGATCGCGGCCGAGACCTACGAGCAGGCGCTGAGGGCGTCGCGCGCCGTCGCGCTCGACATCGAGGAACTGGAGCCCGTGCTCGACATCGAGGCGGCACACGCTGCCGGTTCGCACGTGATCGATCCGCAGATCCTGGTGGAGGGAGACGTGGACGCCGCCCTGGCCGGGGCGGAGCGTGTCCTGGAGGGACGGCTGGAGATCGGCGGACAGGACCATTTCTACCTGGAGACCCACATCGCCTACGCGATCCCCGGCGAGGACGGCGACCTGACCATCCATTCCTCGACGCAGCATCCGACGGAGGTTCAGCACCACGTTGCCCACGTGCTGGGCGGTCTCGCCAACGCGGTCGACGTGTTCACCCGCCGCATGGGCGGCGGCTTCGGCGGCAAGGAAAGCCAGGCGACGATCATTGCCGCGGCTGCCGCGCTGCTGGCCCGCAGGACCGGCCGCCCGGTCAAGCTGCGCCTGAAGCGCTCCGTCGACATGACCGCGACCGGCAAGCGCCACGACATGGTGGCGAAATGGAAGGTCGGAGTCGACGGCAATGGCCGCATCCGCGGTCTCGACATCGAGTATCTCGCTCGTGCCGGCAACACGCCGGACCTGACCGGCCCGGTGATCACTCGCACGCTCACCCATTCCGACAATTCCTATTTCATCCCGGCGGTTCGCTTTGCCGGCCATGCCTGCAAGACCAACACCGTTTCCAACACCGCCTTCCGCGGGTTCGGCGGTCCGCAGGGCATCATCACCATCGAGGCGATCATCGACCAGGTCGCCCGCGAACTGCGTCTCGACCCGAATGTCGTTCGCGCCCTGAACTATTACGGGCCGGAGACAGGCGAGGTCACGCCCTACGGACAGGCGGTCGGGCAGAACCGGCTGGTCGAGGTAACCGAGGCCGTGCTCGCCTCCGCCGAGTGGGCGCGCAGGCGCGCCGAGATCGACGAGCACAATGCGAAGAATCCCGTCCTGCGGCGCGGTCTCGCGATGATGCCCGTCAAGTTCGGCATTTCCTTCAACCTGACATCGCTCAACCAGGCCGGTGCGCTGGTCCACGTCTACCAGGACGGATCGGTTCACCTGAACCACGGCGGTACCGAGATGGGGCAGGGCCTTTTCATGAAGGTCGCCCAGGTCGTTGCCGAGGTGTTCCAGGTCGACATCGACCGGATAAAGATCACGGCCACGGCGACGGGCAAGGTGCCGAACACCTCCGCCACGGCGGCCTCCACCGGGTCGGACCTGAACGGGATGGCAGCCTACAACGCGGCAACCGCGATCAGGGGCCGCATGGCGAAGGTCGCGGCGGAGCATTTCGAGGTTCCGGTGGAGGAGATCGTCTTCCGCGAGGGGCGCGTCCATGCCGGAAACCGTTCCGTTTCCTTCGGCGAGCTGGCGAAGATGACATGGGCCGCGCGGGTCCAGCTTTCCGAGGCCGGCTACTACGCCACGCCGAAGATCCACTGGGACGGGAAGACGCTGAAGGGCAGGCCGTTCTTCTACTTCACCTATGGCGCCGCGGTGGCCGAGGTCGCCGTCGACACGCTGACCGGCGAGAGCCGCTGCCTGCGCGCCGACCTGCTGCAGGATTGCGGCGCTTCCCTCAACCCGGCGATCGACCTTGGCCAGATCGAGGGCGCCTTCGTCCAGGGCATGGGATGGCTGACCTGCGAGGAACTCTGGTGGGATGACAGGGGGCGGCTGCGCACCGTCGGCCCGTCCACCTACAAGATCCCCGGCTCGCGCGACGTGCCGCGCGAGTTCAACGTGTCGCTGCTGGAGAACGCGCCCAATACCGAGGAGACGGTCTACCGCTCCAAGGCGGTCGGCGAGCCGCCCCTGATGCTGGCCGTGTCGGTCTGGCTGGCGATCCGCGACGCCGTCGCATCCTGCGGCGCGCCGGGCCTGTCGCCGCAATTGAAGGCACCGGCCACGCCGGAACACGTTCTCGAGGCGATAGAGGACATTCGCGCAAGAAGCGGGAGTTTGACGTGA
- the xdhA gene encoding xanthine dehydrogenase small subunit: MTPTTRTEGCIRFVLNGEPVEFAVRPDTTALDLIRNHAGLKGTKEGCAEGDCGACTVLLRRGDGPRRAANACIMTAAQLDGTELTTVEGLKHDGALTPLQEAMASNGSSQCGFCTPGIVMALTGLVENDPDPAEEAIHDALAGNLCRCTGYRPIVEAAKSAAKAGLPAPSAASLPPRQEEVAIGGSVLHQPRTLADLAALRARYPDAVILAGGTDLGVARADYHSDWHRIISTAQVAELRAVTETDDGWTFGAAVTWEEVLQAVRDDWPSLATLIRRFGSTQIRAMGTVGGNIGTASPIGDGPPALIALGADITLASAAGSRTIKLEDFFLDYRKTELRSDEVIASVTVPRPKPGEEFRVYKLSKRYDQDISTVCGAFWLAMEDGKVAACRFAYGGMAAIPKRAKASENSILGRPLESDSVEEAIARLADDFTPLSDWRGSADYRMKTAGALLRRLSHDLAGETVEVMAL, translated from the coding sequence ATGACCCCGACAACCCGAACCGAAGGCTGCATTCGCTTCGTCCTCAACGGCGAACCCGTGGAATTCGCGGTTCGTCCGGACACGACCGCTCTCGACCTGATCCGCAACCATGCCGGGCTGAAGGGCACCAAGGAAGGCTGCGCGGAAGGCGACTGCGGCGCCTGCACGGTGCTCTTGCGCCGCGGCGACGGCCCGCGCCGGGCCGCCAATGCATGCATCATGACTGCGGCCCAGCTCGACGGCACGGAACTGACGACCGTCGAGGGCCTGAAGCATGACGGCGCTTTGACGCCGCTGCAGGAGGCGATGGCCTCCAACGGCTCGTCGCAGTGCGGTTTCTGCACGCCGGGCATCGTGATGGCGCTGACCGGCCTGGTCGAGAACGATCCCGACCCGGCGGAGGAGGCGATCCACGATGCGCTTGCTGGCAACCTGTGCCGCTGCACCGGCTACCGGCCGATCGTGGAGGCGGCGAAATCCGCGGCGAAGGCCGGTCTGCCCGCGCCGTCCGCTGCTTCGTTGCCCCCGAGGCAGGAGGAGGTCGCGATAGGCGGCTCGGTGCTTCACCAGCCGCGCACGCTTGCCGATCTTGCCGCGCTTCGCGCGCGCTATCCCGATGCCGTCATCCTTGCCGGCGGCACCGATCTCGGCGTCGCCCGCGCGGACTATCATTCCGACTGGCACCGCATCATCTCCACCGCGCAGGTTGCCGAGCTGCGCGCCGTCACGGAGACGGACGACGGCTGGACCTTCGGCGCCGCGGTCACCTGGGAGGAGGTCCTGCAGGCGGTGCGCGACGACTGGCCCAGCCTCGCCACGCTCATCCGGCGTTTCGGCTCAACCCAGATCCGGGCCATGGGCACGGTGGGCGGCAATATCGGCACGGCGAGTCCCATCGGTGACGGCCCGCCGGCGCTGATCGCGCTGGGAGCCGATATCACGCTCGCCTCGGCGGCGGGCTCGCGGACCATCAAGCTGGAGGATTTCTTCCTCGACTACCGGAAGACCGAGCTGCGTTCCGACGAGGTCATCGCCTCGGTCACGGTGCCGCGTCCGAAGCCCGGCGAGGAATTCCGCGTCTACAAGCTGTCCAAGCGCTACGACCAGGACATCTCCACCGTCTGCGGCGCGTTCTGGCTCGCGATGGAGGACGGAAAGGTTGCCGCCTGCAGGTTCGCCTATGGCGGCATGGCGGCGATCCCGAAACGTGCGAAAGCCTCTGAAAACAGCATCTTGGGCCGTCCGCTTGAATCGGATTCCGTGGAGGAGGCGATCGCACGCCTGGCCGATGATTTCACGCCGCTTTCCGATTGGCGCGGCAGCGCGGACTACCGGATGAAGACCGCCGGCGCGCTGCTGCGGCGCCTGTCGCACGATCTGGCCGGCGAAACCGTGGAGGTGATGGCGCTGTGA
- a CDS encoding ureidoglycolate lyase: protein MRTIPITVRPLTEQAFAPFGDVVSVEGAERRLINNGSTERFHDLAGIDVSEGGGRAIVSLFRGQPFAPPVVVAMMERHPLGSQLFYPLSGRPFLVVVAPDEAGRPGEPLAFLCPPGTGVNYARNTWHHPLLSLEAVSDFLVIDREGPGNNLEEREYPDVRYRIDAVAP, encoded by the coding sequence ATGCGGACGATCCCGATCACGGTCCGGCCGCTGACCGAGCAGGCCTTCGCGCCCTTCGGCGACGTCGTCTCCGTCGAGGGCGCGGAGCGGCGGCTCATCAACAATGGCTCGACGGAGCGTTTCCACGATCTCGCCGGGATCGACGTGAGCGAGGGCGGCGGACGGGCCATCGTCAGCCTGTTTCGCGGCCAGCCATTCGCCCCGCCCGTCGTGGTCGCGATGATGGAGCGGCATCCGCTCGGCAGCCAGCTTTTCTACCCGCTCTCCGGCAGGCCGTTCCTGGTCGTGGTCGCGCCGGACGAGGCGGGCCGGCCCGGCGAGCCGCTCGCATTTCTTTGTCCACCGGGCACCGGGGTGAACTACGCTCGCAATACGTGGCATCATCCGCTTCTATCGCTGGAGGCGGTGAGCGATTTCCTGGTGATCGACCGCGAGGGACCGGGAAACAATCTGGAGGAGCGGGAATACCCGGATGTCCGTTATCGCATTGACGCCGTGGCTCCCTGA
- the puuE gene encoding allantoinase PuuE has translation MYSKNDYPRDLVGYGRTPPDPEWPGGARLAVQFVVNYEEGGESCILDGDPASEKLLSEIVGADAWPGQRNLNMESLYEYGSRVGFWRLWRLFTERELPVTVYGVTVALARNPEAVAAMKEAGWEIASHGLRWLEYKDFDEETERAHILEAVRLHTEVTGERPLGIYQGKPSVNTLRIVMEEGGFVYSADSYADELPFYVRGPKGPHLVVPYTLDVNDMRFATPQGFNSGDQFFAYLKDSFDMLLAEGRAGAPKMLSVGLHCRLVGRPGRAAALARFLDYVKSHDDVWVTRRIDIARHWWDTHPPKDM, from the coding sequence ATGTATTCAAAAAATGACTACCCCCGCGATCTGGTCGGATACGGACGCACGCCGCCCGACCCCGAATGGCCGGGCGGCGCGAGGCTCGCCGTCCAGTTCGTCGTCAACTACGAGGAGGGCGGCGAGAGCTGCATCCTCGACGGCGATCCGGCTTCCGAGAAGCTGCTGTCGGAGATCGTCGGCGCGGATGCGTGGCCCGGGCAGCGCAACCTCAACATGGAATCGCTCTACGAATACGGCTCCCGCGTCGGCTTCTGGCGGCTCTGGCGCCTGTTCACCGAGCGTGAGCTGCCGGTCACCGTCTACGGCGTGACCGTCGCTCTGGCGCGCAACCCCGAGGCCGTCGCCGCCATGAAGGAGGCCGGCTGGGAAATTGCCAGCCACGGCCTGCGCTGGCTGGAATACAAGGATTTCGACGAGGAGACCGAGCGCGCCCACATCCTCGAGGCCGTTCGCCTGCACACCGAGGTAACCGGCGAGCGTCCGCTCGGCATCTACCAGGGCAAGCCGTCGGTCAACACGCTGAGGATCGTCATGGAGGAGGGCGGTTTCGTCTACTCGGCCGATTCCTATGCCGACGAGCTGCCCTTCTATGTCCGGGGCCCGAAGGGGCCGCACCTGGTCGTGCCCTACACGCTGGACGTCAACGACATGCGCTTCGCCACGCCGCAGGGCTTCAATTCGGGCGACCAGTTCTTCGCCTATCTGAAGGACAGCTTCGACATGCTGCTCGCCGAGGGCAGGGCGGGCGCTCCGAAGATGCTTTCCGTGGGTCTCCACTGCCGGCTCGTCGGAAGGCCGGGGCGCGCCGCCGCGCTTGCCCGGTTCCTCGATTACGTGAAGTCCCACGACGATGTCTGGGTGACGCGCCGCATCGACATCGCCCGCCACTGGTGGGACACCCACCCGCCGAAGGACATGTGA
- a CDS encoding biotin transporter BioY, translating to MLISSYADIGKDGRDFPLILENRNIDMALTNAPQTLIHRVLPRETATRYAMYAFLVGLGSVLIAIAGQVKVPMWPVPTTLQTLAIFTIAAAFGRKLAVATLLAYLAEGAAGLPVFTNGGGLAYFAGPTTGYLAGFVVAAGITGWAADNGLTNKPLKLFAANLAGTLATLALGAAWIAVMFGTDKAIAWGIGPFIVTDIIKAALAAALVPALWSLFGRK from the coding sequence TTGCTGATTAGCAGCTACGCCGATATAGGCAAGGATGGTCGGGATTTCCCGCTGATACTGGAAAACAGGAATATCGACATGGCACTTACCAATGCCCCGCAAACGCTCATCCATCGTGTATTGCCGCGCGAAACCGCGACGCGCTATGCGATGTATGCCTTTCTCGTCGGCCTCGGTTCGGTACTGATCGCGATCGCCGGCCAGGTGAAAGTGCCGATGTGGCCGGTGCCGACCACCTTGCAGACCCTCGCCATTTTCACCATCGCCGCCGCCTTCGGCCGCAAGCTCGCCGTCGCGACGCTGCTGGCCTATCTCGCCGAGGGCGCGGCCGGTCTCCCGGTCTTCACCAATGGCGGCGGCCTTGCCTATTTCGCCGGCCCGACGACGGGCTACCTTGCCGGCTTCGTGGTTGCCGCCGGCATCACCGGCTGGGCGGCCGACAACGGCCTGACCAACAAGCCGCTCAAGCTTTTCGCTGCGAACCTCGCCGGCACGCTGGCGACCCTCGCGCTCGGCGCGGCCTGGATCGCCGTCATGTTCGGCACCGACAAGGCGATTGCCTGGGGCATCGGCCCGTTCATCGTCACCGACATCATCAAGGCCGCGCTTGCCGCGGCGCTGGTGCCGGCACTGTGGAGCCTGTTCGGCCGCAAGTGA
- a CDS encoding MBL fold metallo-hydrolase, giving the protein MADLEFDRHFEPAHGEPVAVAEKVTRVTVNNPGPFTFHGTNSYIVGEETLAVIDPGPEDDAHLRALLAAIAGRPVSHIFVSHTHADHSPLAARLKEATGATVVAEGPHRAARPLHIGETNPLDASSDTDFAPDRRLADGEVIDTGEWAIEAIATPGHTANHMAFALKGTGILFSADHVMAWATSIVAPPDGAMADYLSSLDRLAERDERLYLPGHGGPVRNPNRFVRALRTHRKMREAAVLDRIRKGDRTIPEMVREIYRDTDPRLHGAAGLSVLAHLEDLVARGLVETDGPPAINGIYAPA; this is encoded by the coding sequence ATGGCCGATCTTGAATTCGACCGCCATTTCGAGCCGGCACATGGCGAGCCGGTTGCCGTCGCCGAGAAGGTGACGCGCGTCACGGTGAACAATCCGGGGCCGTTCACCTTTCACGGCACCAACAGCTACATCGTCGGAGAGGAAACGCTGGCGGTCATCGATCCCGGCCCCGAGGACGACGCGCACCTGCGGGCTCTTCTGGCGGCCATAGCAGGGCGTCCCGTCAGCCACATCTTCGTCAGCCACACCCATGCCGACCATTCGCCGCTGGCCGCGCGGCTGAAGGAGGCCACCGGCGCAACCGTGGTTGCCGAAGGGCCGCACCGCGCGGCGCGGCCGCTGCATATCGGCGAGACCAACCCGCTCGACGCATCCTCTGACACGGATTTCGCACCCGACCGCAGGCTTGCTGACGGCGAGGTGATCGATACGGGCGAATGGGCGATCGAGGCGATCGCGACGCCGGGCCACACCGCCAACCACATGGCCTTCGCGCTCAAGGGCACGGGCATCCTGTTCTCGGCCGACCACGTGATGGCCTGGGCAACGTCCATCGTCGCGCCGCCCGACGGGGCGATGGCCGACTACCTGAGTTCGCTAGACCGCCTCGCCGAACGCGACGAGCGGCTCTACCTGCCGGGACACGGCGGCCCGGTCAGGAACCCGAACCGTTTCGTGCGCGCCCTGCGGACCCACCGCAAGATGCGCGAGGCGGCCGTCCTCGACCGCATCCGCAAGGGAGACCGGACGATCCCGGAAATGGTGCGGGAAATCTACCGCGACACCGATCCGCGGCTGCACGGCGCGGCCGGGCTGTCGGTCCTCGCCCACCTGGAAGACCTCGTCGCGCGCGGCCTCGTCGAAACGGACGGCCCTCCGGCGATCAACGGAATTTACGCGCCGGCCTGA
- a CDS encoding DUF1499 domain-containing protein has product MAFLATRHHRERLVLRPLPERKRSRSAVWSLRVAGFAPVLAGVSLLAHNIGMVDTPAFLVLGACVAIIALVGLVVIAAALRSLWMKGTKGGRSVIAALFFSIVTLTPYAIGTAAFFANPRQNDVSTDLVDPPLMESEARLTAVNPLAVVAADLRDGYPELSGRRYKAPPEAIEQTILAVAEARGWQLVSRRGRISADDELFFEFSYRVPVLAIPGVIVIRLADEGDTSFVDMRARTGHVPHDLGWNARLIASYLTALDFELVGIVEA; this is encoded by the coding sequence ATGGCGTTCCTTGCAACCAGGCATCATCGCGAGCGGTTGGTCCTTCGCCCGCTGCCGGAGCGGAAGAGATCGCGCTCGGCCGTCTGGTCGCTGCGCGTGGCGGGGTTCGCGCCCGTTCTGGCCGGTGTCTCCCTGCTCGCCCACAATATCGGCATGGTCGATACGCCGGCCTTCCTGGTGCTCGGCGCCTGCGTGGCGATCATCGCCCTGGTCGGCCTCGTCGTGATCGCCGCGGCGCTGCGGAGCCTGTGGATGAAGGGCACCAAGGGCGGCCGCAGCGTCATCGCCGCGCTGTTCTTCAGCATCGTCACCCTGACGCCCTATGCCATCGGCACCGCCGCCTTCTTCGCCAATCCGCGCCAGAACGACGTCTCCACCGACTTGGTCGATCCGCCGCTCATGGAAAGCGAGGCGCGCCTGACGGCGGTCAATCCGCTCGCGGTCGTTGCCGCCGATCTGCGCGATGGCTACCCGGAGCTCAGCGGCCGTCGCTACAAGGCGCCGCCGGAAGCCATCGAGCAGACGATCCTCGCCGTCGCGGAGGCGCGCGGCTGGCAACTGGTCTCGCGGCGCGGGCGCATCAGCGCCGATGACGAGCTGTTCTTCGAGTTTTCCTACCGTGTCCCGGTGCTCGCCATTCCCGGCGTGATCGTCATACGCCTTGCCGACGAGGGGGACACCTCCTTCGTGGACATGCGGGCGCGCACCGGCCACGTGCCGCACGATCTCGGCTGGAACGCGCGGCTGATCGCGTCCTATCTGACGGCGCTCGACTTCGAGCTGGTCGGCATCGTCGAGGCCTGA
- the ppdK gene encoding pyruvate, phosphate dikinase, with translation MTDWVYIFGGGKAEGTARDRDRLGGKGANLAEMARLGLPVPPGFTIASDVCRHYYANGRLLPDTLEREVEGALDALERLTGKTFGGETEPLLVSVRSGSRESMPGMLDTVLNLGLNDRSVEALAQSSGNPAFAYDSYRRFIQMYASVVMGLDPSLFEDIIVRVKKRCGAARDGDLTAEHWGAVIAEYKTAIADEYGEEFPQDPEEQLWGAIRAVLGSWMNPRAVTFRALHNIPESWGTAVTVQSMVFGNMGEGSATGVAFTRDPATGDDGLYGEYLPNAQGEDVVSGMRTPHPLTRTQVNGSGLVPMEDSMPVTFQELREYAKRLENHFREMQDIEFTVEAGKLWLLQTRDGKRSARAAIRIAVAMAEKGLIAKTEALRRIDPASLEQLLHPAISPDVERVVIGRGLPASPGAATGEIVFTSEEAEQLRASGRKSILVRPETSPEDIHGMHAAEGILTTHGGTTSHAAVVARGMGKPCISGAGSMRINAEKGVLVTGGRTLKSGDVITVDGTSGEVLLGALPTVQPELSGDFATLMEWADEIRRMKVRANAETPEDAITARGFGAEGIGLCRTERMFNDEERIRALRLFILADSVEERDRILESMQVMQKADFLELFEIMRGLPVTIRMFDPPLHEFLPRPGRETEQFAEAVGMDPERIRQKAEDLHEINPMLGNRGVRLAVCYPEFVDMQARAIFQAVLEAGEKTGEKVVPEIMVPLVAYEREFKFVKDRIDVVAAAVMEEWDAKIEYLVGTMIELPRAAIRADRIAESSEFFSFGTNDLTQSTFGISRDDAGLYLNEYLRKGVIDRDPFITIDVEGVGEFMQMAAERGQSTRPDITLGICGEHGGDPASIAFCETIGLHYVSCSPYRVPIARLAAAQATLAMRAP, from the coding sequence ATGACGGATTGGGTTTACATATTCGGGGGAGGGAAAGCGGAGGGAACGGCCCGCGACAGGGACCGGCTTGGCGGCAAGGGTGCGAACCTCGCGGAAATGGCGCGGCTCGGGTTGCCGGTGCCGCCGGGGTTCACCATCGCCAGCGATGTCTGCCGTCACTACTACGCCAATGGCCGGCTGTTGCCCGATACGCTTGAACGCGAGGTCGAGGGCGCCCTTGATGCGCTGGAGCGGCTGACCGGAAAGACCTTCGGCGGCGAAACCGAGCCGCTTCTCGTGTCCGTCCGTTCCGGCTCGCGGGAGTCGATGCCCGGCATGCTCGACACGGTTCTCAATCTCGGTCTGAACGACAGGTCGGTGGAAGCCCTTGCGCAGTCGAGCGGAAATCCCGCTTTCGCCTATGACAGCTATCGCCGCTTCATCCAGATGTACGCGAGCGTCGTCATGGGGCTCGATCCTTCGCTTTTCGAGGATATCATAGTCCGCGTGAAGAAGCGCTGCGGCGCCGCGCGCGACGGTGACCTGACCGCCGAACACTGGGGTGCGGTGATCGCGGAATACAAGACCGCCATCGCCGACGAATATGGCGAGGAATTCCCCCAGGACCCGGAGGAGCAGCTTTGGGGCGCGATCCGCGCCGTCCTGGGAAGCTGGATGAATCCGCGGGCGGTCACCTTTCGCGCGTTGCACAACATTCCCGAAAGCTGGGGAACCGCGGTGACGGTCCAGTCCATGGTATTCGGCAACATGGGCGAAGGGTCGGCGACGGGGGTTGCCTTTACCCGCGATCCGGCCACCGGGGACGACGGTCTCTACGGCGAGTACCTGCCCAATGCGCAGGGCGAGGACGTCGTTTCAGGTATGCGTACGCCCCACCCGCTGACAAGGACGCAAGTGAACGGGTCCGGCCTTGTTCCGATGGAAGATTCCATGCCCGTGACGTTCCAGGAACTGCGCGAATACGCGAAGCGGCTGGAAAACCATTTCCGCGAGATGCAGGACATCGAGTTCACGGTGGAGGCCGGCAAGCTCTGGCTGCTTCAGACCCGCGATGGCAAGCGCTCGGCCCGCGCGGCGATCCGGATCGCCGTGGCGATGGCGGAAAAGGGCCTGATCGCCAAGACCGAGGCCCTGCGGCGCATCGACCCCGCATCCCTCGAACAGCTCCTGCACCCGGCCATCAGCCCGGATGTGGAGCGCGTCGTCATAGGACGCGGATTGCCGGCATCGCCGGGCGCGGCGACCGGCGAGATCGTGTTTACCTCGGAGGAGGCCGAGCAGCTGCGGGCGAGCGGTCGCAAGTCCATTTTGGTGCGGCCCGAGACCAGCCCCGAGGACATCCATGGCATGCACGCCGCCGAGGGCATCCTGACCACCCATGGCGGCACCACCAGCCATGCCGCCGTGGTCGCGCGCGGCATGGGAAAGCCGTGCATTTCCGGCGCCGGGAGCATGCGCATCAATGCCGAGAAGGGCGTGCTGGTGACCGGCGGGCGCACGTTGAAGTCTGGCGACGTCATCACCGTCGACGGCACCAGCGGCGAGGTCCTGCTCGGTGCATTGCCGACGGTGCAGCCGGAGCTTTCGGGCGATTTCGCGACCCTCATGGAATGGGCCGACGAGATCCGCCGCATGAAGGTGCGCGCCAATGCCGAGACACCGGAGGATGCGATCACGGCCCGCGGCTTCGGCGCCGAGGGCATCGGCCTGTGTCGCACCGAGCGCATGTTCAATGACGAGGAACGCATTCGTGCGTTGCGCCTGTTCATCCTGGCCGACAGCGTCGAGGAGCGCGACCGGATTCTGGAATCCATGCAGGTCATGCAGAAGGCGGATTTCCTGGAGCTGTTCGAGATCATGCGCGGTCTGCCGGTGACGATCCGCATGTTCGATCCGCCGCTGCACGAGTTCCTGCCGCGCCCCGGTCGCGAGACCGAACAGTTCGCGGAGGCGGTGGGAATGGATCCCGAGCGAATCCGCCAGAAGGCCGAGGACCTGCACGAGATCAATCCCATGCTCGGCAATCGCGGCGTGCGGCTGGCGGTGTGCTATCCGGAATTCGTCGACATGCAGGCTCGCGCGATCTTTCAGGCCGTTCTTGAGGCCGGCGAGAAGACCGGCGAGAAGGTCGTTCCCGAGATCATGGTTCCGCTCGTTGCCTATGAGCGGGAGTTCAAGTTCGTCAAGGATCGCATCGACGTCGTGGCGGCGGCGGTGATGGAGGAATGGGACGCGAAGATCGAGTATCTCGTCGGCACCATGATCGAGCTGCCGCGCGCCGCGATCCGCGCGGACAGGATCGCCGAGAGCTCCGAGTTCTTCTCCTTCGGCACCAACGACCTGACGCAGTCGACCTTCGGCATATCGCGCGACGACGCGGGCCTCTATCTCAACGAGTATCTGCGCAAGGGCGTGATCGACCGCGACCCCTTCATAACCATAGACGTGGAGGGCGTGGGCGAATTCATGCAGATGGCGGCCGAACGCGGTCAGAGCACCCGGCCGGACATCACGCTGGGCATTTGCGGCGAGCACGGCGGCGATCCGGCCTCGATCGCGTTCTGCGAGACCATCGGCCTGCACTACGTGTCATGCTCGCCCTATCGCGTGCCGATTGCCCGGCTGGCCGCGGCGCAGGCGACGCTCGCCATGCGCGCGCCGTAG